Proteins encoded within one genomic window of Aerococcus viridans:
- a CDS encoding heavy-metal-associated domain-containing protein: MEKAILQLETLSCPSCMQKIEGAVKSVNGVDKDSIKVLFNSSKVKTNFDSAVTSIEEIQKAIENVGYPVLKTKVKAA; the protein is encoded by the coding sequence ATGGAAAAAGCTATATTGCAATTAGAAACGTTGTCTTGTCCAAGTTGTATGCAAAAAATTGAAGGGGCCGTGAAATCAGTTAACGGTGTTGATAAAGACAGCATTAAAGTATTATTCAACTCCAGCAAAGTCAAAACCAATTTTGATTCAGCTGTCACTTCGATTGAAGAGATTCAAAAAGCTATCGAAAACGTAGGCTATCCGGTCCTTAAAACAAAAGTCAAGGCCGCTTAA
- a CDS encoding heavy metal translocating P-type ATPase — protein MQQYILSKKNVITVISGLFIVLGFFSHFVLENVGLSEWSLIIASVFGITPIAIQAFQAMKVKVISIDVLVSIAAIGALFIQNYEESAIVTFLFLFGHYLEQRTLNQTRSAIKGLTEMAPESALKQMDNGEFEEVDVDDIDEGDILLVKTGAKVPVDGIVLTGEGHINEASITGEAVPVNKQADAEVFAGTILENGTIQIRADRVGEDTTFGKIIELVEEAQDSKSEAERFIDRFSKYYTPAVLVLAIVVWAFSQNIELAITILVLGCPGALVIGVPVSNVAGIGNGARNGVLLKGSEVIQDFSNVDTIVFDKTGTLTVGNPTVAATELYEKDSAETLSYLASVERESDHPLAKAVLNQIGQTNFYPVEETEVVKGGGIVSSVAGHRVAVGNVALMEKENVTLSKKVQKDVKWFEQQGNSLVLTAVDGELKVLMGIRDQVRPGVKANLQELKDLGVKNLVVLSGDNQGTVDVVAGELGLTEAHGHMLPEDKSAYIGKLQQRGQIVAFVGDGVNDSPSLALADIGIAMGSGTDVAIETSDVVLMNSNFSNLPHALGLVKATANNMKQNIVIAVGVVLVLLTSVFFSEWMNMSIGMLVHEGSILVVIFNGMRLMKYKLKGRKE, from the coding sequence ATGCAACAATATATATTAAGCAAGAAAAATGTTATCACCGTCATCAGTGGATTGTTTATCGTACTCGGTTTCTTCAGTCACTTTGTTTTAGAAAACGTAGGCCTTTCAGAGTGGTCTTTGATCATCGCCTCTGTCTTTGGGATTACGCCAATTGCCATTCAAGCGTTTCAAGCAATGAAAGTCAAAGTCATCAGTATTGATGTCTTAGTCAGTATTGCAGCGATTGGTGCGCTTTTTATTCAAAATTATGAAGAATCGGCTATTGTCACGTTCTTATTCTTATTCGGACACTACTTGGAACAACGAACATTGAACCAAACGCGATCTGCTATCAAAGGATTGACTGAAATGGCACCCGAAAGCGCCTTGAAACAAATGGATAATGGCGAATTTGAAGAAGTAGACGTGGATGATATAGATGAAGGGGATATCTTACTCGTTAAAACGGGTGCGAAAGTTCCAGTAGATGGCATCGTCCTTACGGGTGAAGGGCATATCAATGAAGCTAGCATTACAGGTGAAGCTGTTCCGGTCAACAAGCAAGCTGATGCAGAAGTTTTTGCAGGAACCATTTTAGAAAACGGAACGATTCAAATCAGAGCTGACCGAGTTGGTGAGGATACCACATTTGGGAAAATTATTGAACTCGTGGAAGAAGCACAAGATTCTAAATCCGAAGCGGAACGGTTCATTGATCGCTTTTCTAAATACTACACACCAGCTGTCTTGGTTCTGGCAATTGTTGTATGGGCGTTCAGTCAAAATATTGAGTTAGCAATCACCATCTTGGTTCTAGGTTGTCCAGGCGCATTAGTTATCGGAGTGCCTGTCTCAAACGTTGCCGGTATTGGGAATGGTGCTCGTAACGGTGTTCTTTTAAAAGGGAGTGAAGTCATTCAAGACTTCAGCAATGTGGATACAATTGTATTTGATAAGACAGGTACTTTAACTGTCGGAAACCCAACCGTTGCAGCGACTGAACTGTATGAAAAAGATTCTGCTGAAACGCTTAGCTATCTGGCCAGTGTGGAACGGGAATCAGATCATCCATTAGCAAAAGCGGTCTTAAATCAAATTGGCCAAACAAACTTTTATCCTGTTGAAGAAACTGAAGTCGTGAAAGGCGGCGGAATCGTTTCAAGTGTAGCTGGACATAGAGTGGCTGTTGGGAATGTGGCCTTGATGGAAAAAGAAAATGTCACTCTCAGCAAAAAAGTGCAAAAAGATGTCAAATGGTTTGAACAACAAGGGAACTCTCTCGTTTTGACAGCGGTCGACGGTGAATTAAAAGTACTGATGGGCATTCGCGATCAAGTCCGTCCGGGTGTGAAAGCTAATTTGCAGGAATTAAAAGACTTGGGCGTGAAAAATCTAGTTGTTCTTTCAGGAGATAACCAAGGAACCGTTGATGTGGTCGCCGGCGAACTTGGTTTGACCGAAGCTCACGGCCACATGTTGCCGGAAGACAAATCGGCTTATATCGGAAAACTTCAACAACGTGGTCAAATTGTAGCCTTTGTTGGAGATGGCGTTAACGATAGTCCGTCCTTAGCTTTAGCAGACATTGGCATCGCAATGGGAAGCGGAACGGACGTAGCAATTGAAACATCCGATGTCGTTTTAATGAACTCGAACTTCAGCAACTTGCCTCACGCATTAGGATTAGTAAAAGCCACCGCAAATAATATGAAACAAAATATCGTGATTGCAGTTGGCGTAGTGTTGGTCTTGTTGACCAGCGTCTTCTTCAGCGAATGGATGAATATGTCTATCGGAATGTTGGTTCATGAAGGTAGTATCTTGGTGGTAATTTTCAATGGCATGAGATTAATGAAGTATAAGTTGAAAGGTCGAAAAGAATAA
- a CDS encoding heavy-metal-associated domain-containing protein encodes MEKAILQLETLSCPSCTQKIEGAVKSVNGVDKDSLKVLFNSSKVKTNFDSAVTSIEEIQKAIENVGYSVLKTKVKAA; translated from the coding sequence ATGGAAAAAGCTATATTGCAATTAGAAACGTTGTCTTGTCCAAGTTGTACGCAAAAAATTGAAGGTGCTGTAAAATCAGTTAACGGTGTTGATAAAGACAGCCTTAAAGTATTATTCAACTCCAGCAAAGTCAAAACCAATTTTGATTCAGCTGTCACTTCGATTGAAGAGATTCAAAAAGCTATCGAAAACGTAGGCTATTCGGTCCTTAAAACAAAAGTCAAGGCCGCTTAA
- a CDS encoding DUF308 domain-containing protein, producing the protein MSNTTGQWLGWIGILVGIIAFFWQPVWMGVAAVVLGIIGLFSPQKGLNWAAIIIGAIALVLPLL; encoded by the coding sequence ATGAGTAATACAACTGGGCAATGGTTAGGATGGATTGGAATTCTTGTAGGGATAATCGCTTTCTTTTGGCAGCCAGTATGGATGGGCGTAGCTGCAGTCGTTCTAGGAATCATCGGGCTATTTTCCCCACAGAAAGGACTCAACTGGGCAGCGATTATTATTGGGGCAATTGCGTTAGTCTTGCCACTTTTATAA
- a CDS encoding prolipoprotein diacylglyceryl transferase family protein — protein MVFCHSSLTMGQNSVLLRQEEVALSYVLWYSVGRFFIEGMRTNSLWIGKWIRVSQALSLPLFIGAIVVWFIRRQDYPPISYYSDGNKGQKKTIKMVN, from the coding sequence TTGGTGTTCTGTCACTCTTCATTAACAATGGGACAGAACTCAGTGCTTTTGCGTCAAGAAGAAGTCGCTTTGAGTTACGTTTTGTGGTACTCAGTGGGTCGGTTCTTCATTGAAGGTATGCGAACGAACAGTTTATGGATTGGGAAGTGGATCCGCGTTTCGCAAGCCTTGTCTCTGCCCCTGTTTATTGGCGCGATTGTAGTATGGTTTATACGCAGACAAGATTATCCACCAATTTCTTATTATTCTGATGGCAATAAGGGGCAGAAAAAGACTATTAAGATGGTGAATTGA
- a CDS encoding Crp/Fnr family transcriptional regulator has translation MTQYTQPHATGDHSACIRLVPIFNHLEESAMDRIAGKAHTKHYQKGAFLFRSQEKDGALYIVNRGKVRIYRLSDSGKEQLVRILNPGDFTGEWTLFNPDVVHEEYAEATRDTSVCMIQQHDVQAFLKEYPAISLKLLGEMSQRLEKSARQTAQVAVESVITRLVLFLAENVEPEMGNSPTITLPMAKKDIASYLGTTPETISRKFGELENEGLIQQLSGKRIKIQDLDDLLLYSE, from the coding sequence AATACACCCAACCACATGCAACAGGAGACCACTCAGCTTGTATCCGCTTAGTCCCGATATTCAATCATTTGGAGGAAAGCGCGATGGATCGCATCGCTGGAAAAGCGCACACGAAGCACTATCAAAAAGGGGCGTTTCTGTTTCGCTCGCAAGAAAAAGATGGTGCCTTGTATATTGTAAATCGCGGAAAAGTCCGTATCTATCGCTTGTCTGATTCTGGTAAAGAGCAACTAGTGCGTATTTTGAATCCAGGTGACTTTACGGGAGAATGGACGTTGTTCAATCCTGATGTTGTGCACGAGGAATACGCAGAAGCTACTCGAGATACGTCTGTCTGCATGATTCAACAACATGATGTACAAGCGTTTCTAAAAGAGTATCCTGCAATTTCGTTAAAACTGCTAGGAGAGATGTCGCAGCGGTTAGAAAAATCCGCACGTCAAACTGCACAAGTAGCCGTGGAGAGTGTCATTACCCGTTTAGTTTTGTTTTTGGCAGAAAATGTGGAACCTGAAATGGGTAACTCTCCCACCATCACCCTGCCGATGGCAAAAAAGGATATTGCTTCCTATTTAGGAACGACACCTGAGACTATCAGTCGCAAATTTGGAGAATTGGAGAACGAGGGATTGATTCAACAACTGTCTGGGAAAAGAATCAAGATTCAGGATTTAGATGATTTATTGCTTTACAGCGAATAA
- a CDS encoding IS1380 family transposase, which translates to MISLHKNQVKFNSNIIISHTGGRLSSDSGLVLVKEVMDTFKFSDLAKSLLDIKDNRAYYTHDNLAILEQLIMQLIAGYSADSSANLLRHDPVFQMVLGRKQLASQSSISRFLDRFTTENVGQLQSLNQSLIDKARLIRNDTELIIDLDSTHSDTFGHQEQTDYNAHYQTYGYHPLVAFDGLTGDFLKAELRSGNQYTSKGVKAFIDPLLHHYNESIPNSDILVRGDSGFATPEVYESCEENESQYVIRLKNNRRLSQLAEQSVLYGDNQKWEDREVQYFSMPYQAQSWSNPRRVCIRSIREAGELLFQHAFIVTNLSDNVSPEVIFSLYGKRGTMENFIKEAKGGFYFDKTDSPRFLENHVRMMISLLAYNLINCLKTIGFDKKNQGMTIHSIRLTLLKVAGKLIKTGRQVYLKLSSYHVYQTEFYKVFERLRRFRQWI; encoded by the coding sequence ATGATTAGCTTACACAAAAACCAGGTAAAATTCAATTCAAACATAATCATTTCGCATACAGGTGGTCGTTTATCGAGTGATTCGGGTTTAGTCTTAGTTAAAGAAGTAATGGATACCTTCAAGTTTTCTGATTTGGCAAAATCACTTCTGGACATTAAAGACAACCGTGCTTACTACACGCATGATAATTTAGCGATATTAGAACAGCTCATTATGCAACTGATTGCTGGTTATTCGGCAGACTCGTCAGCTAATCTGTTACGACATGATCCAGTCTTTCAAATGGTGTTAGGCAGAAAACAATTAGCCTCACAATCGTCAATTTCACGGTTTCTGGATCGTTTCACCACAGAAAATGTGGGTCAATTACAATCATTAAATCAGTCGCTCATTGATAAAGCGCGTTTGATTCGCAATGACACCGAGTTAATCATTGATCTCGATTCCACTCATTCAGATACCTTTGGCCATCAAGAACAAACAGATTATAATGCACATTATCAAACCTACGGCTACCACCCATTAGTTGCCTTTGACGGACTGACTGGAGATTTCTTAAAAGCTGAACTGCGTTCAGGTAATCAGTACACATCTAAAGGGGTGAAAGCCTTTATCGACCCATTGTTACACCACTACAATGAATCCATACCGAATAGTGACATATTGGTTCGTGGAGACAGCGGCTTCGCAACACCAGAGGTGTATGAGTCTTGTGAAGAAAATGAAAGTCAGTATGTGATCCGATTAAAGAACAATCGGAGGTTAAGTCAATTAGCTGAGCAATCCGTTCTTTACGGGGATAACCAAAAATGGGAAGATCGGGAAGTTCAGTATTTTTCAATGCCTTATCAAGCACAATCATGGTCGAACCCCCGTCGTGTCTGTATTCGATCAATCCGTGAAGCAGGAGAACTCCTCTTTCAACACGCATTCATTGTGACTAATCTATCCGATAATGTCTCACCTGAAGTCATATTCTCTCTTTACGGCAAGCGAGGGACAATGGAGAATTTCATCAAAGAAGCGAAAGGTGGCTTTTATTTCGATAAAACAGATAGTCCACGCTTCTTAGAAAATCATGTCAGAATGATGATTAGTCTGCTTGCATACAACCTCATCAACTGTCTAAAGACTATCGGCTTTGATAAAAAGAACCAAGGGATGACTATTCATTCCATCCGACTAACATTGCTTAAAGTTGCCGGAAAACTCATTAAAACAGGTAGACAAGTCTATCTCAAACTGTCGAGTTATCATGTGTATCAAACTGAATTTTATAAGGTTTTTGAACGCCTACGGCGATTTAGGCAATGGATTTAG